ATTTAAACACCAAAATTTACAAGTCCACGACTAAGCGTGATCAGACGACAAAGTTGATCAGACGACAAAGTTGACATAAAAATGAGAAGCATGCTAAATTGCTAATGAACGAAGCAAAATTCAAATGCTTTGATATCAAACCTGACCAATTTTTGCATGTGACTTTACAGTCTTGCAACTTTACAAAATCCAGCTAAACACCTATTAACAATTcaacccaaaaaaataaaataagaagtgACCATCATGCTTAACACCTCTAAACAAGATTCCTGCAATCTTTGATCAGTTGTGCTTGAGGATGATTAGAGGAAATTAAATGAATTCACATCAAGcgaataatatttaaaattagtCTCAAGAATAACCTGCTTGTAATCCAAAGCTCAAGTAGTCTATAATTTACCGAGTACATATTCATGTACAGACCAGTGCAAATAAAGTAACACGCATGCATACCTCTCTAGTCCAGTCTATTTCGATCAGTCGGCCGGTGAGAGCTAGATATAAACCCAAAAGAAGGCGAAGAATGTACAAATTATGTACCAAATCCTATTGCTCCAAGTCCTCTTTGTTATCAACTTGAGCATTTCCACTACTAGTCCCTTGCCATGTCCAAACAATATCCTTCAAAGCAGGTCTAACTTCCTCTTCACAAAACTTGTTATACTCCAAGGTGTCGCCGGAGGACTTTAAGAACTCGACGACAGTAACCTCCGGTGCCACCTTAAACACCTCGGCGGTGACCAACAACCGCCCTTTCCGGCCTTCCTCGGGGCATTGCATCTTTAACTTGAATGGTTTTGACCTGTAAACCTTATATCTCATAACTTTAGCCATTTTCTCTAATTTCCTCATTACATCCCTAGCAGAACTTCTTGAAGTGAACATGGATGAAGCCTTCCCTTTGATCTCAAACAAACTAGACAAGTCAAAACCCGAGGACATCGACGAAATCAACTCGAATGCATTGAAAAATGCAGGGGATGAAGGTGATTTCCTAATGATTCCTCCTTGCTTGCTGCTCATTccctcttcatcatcattttcttgttctttttctAGCTTTTGCAAATCTTGGATCGAAAACGCCCTTGGAATTGTGAAACTCTTCCTAAACCATGGAACTCTCATTATACCTTGAATAGTTATCCTCCTTTCTGGATCAGCCATTAAAAGTTTAGATATCAAACGTCTTGAATCTACTGAAAACCACATAGGGAATTCGTAATCAGCTTTGAAAATTTTCTTGTACATGTTCATCAAATTCTCATCTTGGAATGGAAGAAAACCAGCTACAAGTACATACAAGATTACCCCACATGACCAAATATCAGCTTTTGCACCATCATATCCTTTCCTCCTTAAAACTTCAGGAGCAACATAAGCTGGAGTTCCACATTGAGTATGAAGCAAACCATCATTTCTACTCAACTGCTCATCAGGCAAAGCCGATAACCCGAAATCAGATACTTTCAAGTCCTCATTCTCGTCGAGAAGGAGATTTTCAGGCTTCAAATCGCGGTGATAGACCCCTCGGCTATGGCAAAAATCAACAGCACTTATTAATTGTTGGAAGTACTTTCGTGCTGATTCTTCATTCAACTTCCCTTTGGCTACTAATTTTGCAAAGAGCTCACCCCCTTTAACATACTCCATTATGAAGAAGATTTTGGACTTTGTAGCCATAACTTCTTTGAGTTCTACAATATTCGGATGGCGAACGCGACGCATCACTGAGATTTCTCGTGTGATTTGCTCCATCATTCCTTCTTTTTGGACTTGGTCTTTCTTTATCACTTTTATGGCTACACTTTCCCCTGTTGATAGTTCTTTCCCATAGTACACTTTTGCAAAAGTTCCTTTGCCTAATAGCTTCCCTATTTCATACTTTTCAAACAACAGTTGCTTCTCCTCCATATTACTATCAGATCTTTCAAAAAAGACTgattttttcttttgttaattTCAATAAGATGCTAGGAATCAAGAAAACGAGCACATTCACAAATTTACCTTTTTGAGGATTCAAGAAGCTGCTGAGATAGAACGGAAGTTCCAAAATAAGAAACCAGATTTTAGGAATATAATGCCCTGATGTGACTTTTTAATATCATGGATTCCTTGAATTATTCAATGACaaatggaaattggaatagaggAAAAGACAGCTTGAGCTGTCTTTAACACGATACTAGTAATATGTTTTTGACAAATATTCTAGTACTACTTAGCCAACATTTCCTGTCCTAATTTTTGAATGGCTTaaagttgaatttttaaagtCAGAAGTTGTTAGCTGTCTACCTTCACCAAAATAACGACAATAATCATAATATATAAAGTAAAGTAAATTATATCTAAAATTAGTGAtaacatttattattattattatatttgttgttactccctccgtttcaatttatgcgaATTTATTTGAGtagacacggagtttaagaaaagagataaaacttttaaatttatggtgtaaaatgaggcacatatattttgtgtggttataattcattgcataaaggtaaattgttttcaaatagaaaaatatatttatatttttacacgaattataaaaaaaaaataggttcacataaatagTATTATTATTGAAGTGCCGGAGTTGAACCAATATTAAAAAGGGAAGAGTGGGGAGGTGCTTTAATTGAGGGCCACGAACTAGTGTGTGATTAAATAAGAGTTTAACGTGCATGAGAATGAATCAGTTGTTTACCAAGTTAGTACAATATAGTACTCCCTCCATTTCCGTCTGTGatcctgtttgactgggcacggagtttaagaaaaaaatgaagatttttggaatttatgatcctaaacaattcaaaaaggggcccaAAGTAtatgtgtggttataaaagcttctcataaAGGGTAGAATTgcaagtttaagcaaaattatttccaaatttataaAGGAGTCAttatttttggaacggaccaaaaagaaaatatgttCACGGAAACGGAGGTAGTAAGATTTATTATACAAAACTTAGTAAAATCGCCTTTTTAAGAATTTCTTTCTTCACATTTATTTGGTTCAGATTTGGTGGAGGAATTACCTTGTTTCTTCCACTGCCGACTGTTCGTGTATATATTGTTTTCCTTTTGTTTGATCCAGCAATTATTTGAGTTTCCCATACCTGTTCAGTATGATCTGTAGGAGAAGatattatataaaatatgtaCTCCGTATTTtttatttacttattattattcaATGCTGATAGTTGCATAAAACTTTTCTCAAGAGTCTGTTTCTTTAGAATGGAAAtgaaagagaaggaaaaaaaaggaCAGAGAGAGAGATTATTGAACTGCTCTCCTCTTTCCTTTCAAATCGTTCGAGCAAATGGAGTTAAATAATGAAAACATTAGACCGGACTATGAAATAA
The DNA window shown above is from Nicotiana tomentosiformis chromosome 8, ASM39032v3, whole genome shotgun sequence and carries:
- the LOC104090806 gene encoding CBL-interacting serine/threonine-protein kinase 5-like, with product MEEKQLLFEKYEIGKLLGKGTFAKVYYGKELSTGESVAIKVIKKDQVQKEGMMEQITREISVMRRVRHPNIVELKEVMATKSKIFFIMEYVKGGELFAKLVAKGKLNEESARKYFQQLISAVDFCHSRGVYHRDLKPENLLLDENEDLKVSDFGLSALPDEQLSRNDGLLHTQCGTPAYVAPEVLRRKGYDGAKADIWSCGVILYVLVAGFLPFQDENLMNMYKKIFKADYEFPMWFSVDSRRLISKLLMADPERRITIQGIMRVPWFRKSFTIPRAFSIQDLQKLEKEQENDDEEGMSSKQGGIIRKSPSSPAFFNAFELISSMSSGFDLSSLFEIKGKASSMFTSRSSARDVMRKLEKMAKVMRYKVYRSKPFKLKMQCPEEGRKGRLLVTAEVFKVAPEVTVVEFLKSSGDTLEYNKFCEEEVRPALKDIVWTWQGTSSGNAQVDNKEDLEQ